From Bacteroidales bacterium, the proteins below share one genomic window:
- a CDS encoding outer membrane beta-barrel protein, whose product MKKISLSIAISTLFTIFCFAQRDFRDGYIITNQLDTIYGQIDYRGDIRNSKVCSFTKNSTNQSIDYLPDEIFAYRFIDGRYYISKELDNGKKVFLEFLVNGMANLYYYRDEKFTDYYFIEKNNRLSELKIDRRKIHTGDKEVIRTRKTYIGTLKGVLQVWEMNETIEKAKLEHNSLIDIAKDYHKHTCMDESECIVYERQKPLITVHIAPMLGLDISSIKIKDNIHSDYNFDCSSNISLGVNIKYSMPRINEKFFLQLYGLYTKYYYYTNFISPNSFKDIHIYSHLMKLGVAPKYVYPKGQWRPTIAVGFSYAFLLNSSKKEYIDAVSSHNEIRPSSTKLKNVLLKNLLGGDINLGVQHLLKDKYLFFAQIQYSYMSKKEKEVSINIQSINISTGIFF is encoded by the coding sequence ATGAAAAAAATCTCACTGTCGATCGCGATCTCCACATTATTTACTATCTTTTGTTTTGCACAGCGTGATTTTCGTGATGGATATATTATTACAAATCAACTTGACACTATATACGGACAAATTGATTATCGGGGAGATATTCGTAACTCAAAAGTATGTTCATTTACAAAGAACAGTACCAATCAATCAATCGACTATCTGCCGGATGAGATCTTTGCTTATCGGTTTATCGATGGTAGGTATTATATATCTAAGGAACTTGATAATGGTAAAAAAGTTTTTCTGGAATTTCTGGTAAATGGTATGGCTAACTTATATTATTATCGAGATGAGAAATTCACTGATTATTATTTTATTGAAAAAAACAACAGATTATCTGAATTGAAAATAGATCGAAGAAAAATACATACTGGTGACAAAGAAGTAATAAGAACAAGAAAAACATATATAGGAACTCTTAAAGGAGTCCTCCAAGTGTGGGAAATGAATGAAACTATTGAAAAAGCAAAATTAGAACACAATTCTTTGATCGACATTGCTAAAGATTATCACAAACATACTTGTATGGACGAAAGTGAATGTATTGTTTATGAGCGACAAAAACCATTAATAACAGTACATATTGCTCCCATGCTTGGTCTTGACATATCAAGTATAAAAATAAAAGACAACATTCATTCTGACTATAATTTCGATTGTTCGTCTAATATTAGCTTGGGGGTCAATATCAAATATTCTATGCCCAGGATTAATGAAAAGTTTTTCTTACAATTATATGGATTATATACTAAATATTATTACTACACTAACTTTATAAGTCCTAATTCATTTAAAGATATTCATATTTATAGCCATCTGATGAAATTAGGGGTAGCACCTAAATATGTTTATCCAAAGGGACAGTGGCGACCAACTATAGCTGTCGGCTTTTCATATGCATTTTTATTAAATTCATCAAAAAAAGAATATATAGATGCGGTATCTTCTCACAATGAAATACGTCCGTCAAGTACAAAGTTAAAAAATGTTCTTCTCAAAAATCTTTTGGGCGGTGATATCAATTTGGGAGTTCAGCATCTCTTGAAAGATAAATACCTGTTTTTTGCCCAAATCCAATATAGTTACATGTCTAAAAAGGAGAAGGAAGTCTCTATCAATATCCAGTCTATTAACATTTCTACCGGAATATTTTTCTAA